In a genomic window of Streptomyces roseoviridis:
- a CDS encoding D-glycero-alpha-D-manno-heptose-1,7-bisphosphate 7-phosphatase translates to MTHTDGTTDDSRRPAVLLDRDGTLTQHRPYPAHPDELLLQPDIGAPLRALQKEGFALVVVTNQSAVARGLLDTTVLNAMHDRLRALLCGQGVRLDAIYACPHHPEGTVPRYRLACRCRKPAPGMLLQAARDLDLDLTRSWMVGDSLCDVEAGRRAGTRTARVGARPDGSAGADLAGATTSEVLRHLAGATRCHNGTDDPP, encoded by the coding sequence GTGACTCACACCGACGGCACTACGGACGACTCCCGACGACCCGCTGTACTCCTTGATCGCGACGGCACCCTCACGCAGCACCGCCCTTACCCCGCGCACCCGGACGAGCTTCTCCTCCAGCCGGACATCGGGGCGCCGCTACGCGCCCTCCAGAAAGAGGGCTTCGCACTGGTCGTGGTCACCAACCAGAGCGCGGTCGCCCGCGGCCTACTCGACACCACCGTCCTGAACGCCATGCACGACCGGCTCCGCGCCCTCTTGTGCGGCCAAGGGGTTCGGCTCGACGCCATCTACGCCTGCCCGCACCACCCAGAGGGCACGGTGCCCCGGTACCGGCTCGCCTGCCGCTGCCGGAAGCCGGCCCCCGGGATGCTCCTCCAAGCCGCCCGCGACCTGGATCTCGACCTCACCCGGTCGTGGATGGTCGGCGACTCGTTGTGTGACGTAGAGGCAGGCAGGCGGGCCGGGACCCGCACCGCACGGGTGGGCGCTCGACCCGACGGGAGTGCTGGTGCCGATCTGGCTGGGGCGACGACGTCCGAGGTTCTCCGCCACCTGGCGGGCGCCACACGGTGCCATAACGGCACCGATGATCCACCCTGA